From Pleurocapsa minor HA4230-MV1, a single genomic window includes:
- the ylqF gene encoding ribosome biogenesis GTPase YlqF — translation MSAPPIQWYPGHIAKAERQLKEQLKKVDVVLEILDARIPLASHHPQIDSWIGTKPRITVLNREDMIPEAAKQAWLRWFQSHSEQLYLTNAKQGKGIDAIKSAAQKTGVAMNQRRSDRGMRPRPVRAVVIGFPNVGKSALINRLVGKKIVVSERRAGVTRQLRWVKISPEIELLDAPGIIPWRLENQHDAVKLAICEDIGEASYDNQVVAAEAIDLLINIGYDQVLKSRFNFEFNPAETTGESFIQDVSDRSFKGDKERVARQILYDFRTGNMGKIPLELPPPSKVKS, via the coding sequence ATGTCTGCTCCTCCAATTCAATGGTATCCAGGACATATTGCTAAAGCAGAAAGGCAATTAAAAGAACAGCTAAAAAAAGTAGATGTAGTCTTGGAGATCCTCGATGCGAGAATTCCGCTGGCTTCCCATCATCCCCAAATAGATAGCTGGATTGGCACTAAACCGAGAATTACGGTGCTAAATCGCGAGGATATGATTCCCGAAGCTGCAAAACAGGCGTGGTTGCGTTGGTTTCAATCTCACTCAGAACAACTATATTTGACCAACGCCAAACAAGGGAAAGGGATCGACGCAATTAAAAGTGCTGCTCAAAAAACAGGAGTAGCGATGAATCAACGTCGAAGCGATCGCGGGATGCGTCCTCGTCCTGTAAGAGCCGTAGTAATTGGCTTTCCCAACGTTGGTAAGTCAGCATTAATTAACCGTTTGGTCGGCAAAAAAATCGTGGTGAGTGAGCGTCGTGCAGGAGTAACTCGTCAGCTACGCTGGGTAAAAATATCTCCAGAGATTGAATTACTTGATGCTCCTGGAATTATTCCCTGGAGACTAGAAAATCAGCATGATGCTGTAAAATTAGCCATTTGTGAAGATATTGGTGAGGCATCCTATGATAATCAAGTTGTAGCCGCCGAAGCCATAGATTTACTAATTAATATTGGCTACGACCAAGTTTTAAAATCTCGGTTCAATTTTGAATTCAATCCTGCGGAAACTACAGGAGAATCATTTATTCAAGATGTGAGCGATCGCTCTTTTAAAGGAGACAAGGAAAGAGTGGCTCGTCAGATCCTGTATGATTTTCGGACAGGAAATATGGGTAAGATTCCCCTGGAGTTACCGCCACCTTCAAAAGTCAAAAGTTAA